In Ovis aries strain OAR_USU_Benz2616 breed Rambouillet chromosome 14, ARS-UI_Ramb_v3.0, whole genome shotgun sequence, a single genomic region encodes these proteins:
- the KLK10 gene encoding kallikrein-10 has product MRPPHLHLSAASGAQGGLGKLLLLPLLMAQFWVSEALLLPANDTSTNFVASGAPCAHGSQPWQVSLFNGLSFHCAGVLVDRSWVLTAAHCGNNKPLWARVGDDHLLLLQGEQLRRTSRPIVHPKYQQGSGPILPRRTDEHDLMLLKLGRPVVPGPRVRPLRLPFRCTQPGDQCQIAGWATTSSRRVKYNKGLSCSRVTILSPKECEVFYPGVITSNMMCAGLDQGQDPCQSDSGGPLVCDETLQGILSWGVYPCGSAQHPAVYTQICKYRSWIEKTIRSN; this is encoded by the exons ATGAGACCTCCGCATCTCCACCTCTCCGCCGCCTCTGGCGCTCAGGGCGGCCtggggaagctgctgctgctgccgctactGATGGCGCAATTCTGGG TCTCGGAGGCTCTGCTTCTCCCCGCAAACGACACAAGCACCAACTTCGTGGCCTCCGGCGCCCCGTGCGCTCACGGCTCGCAGCCCTGGCAGGTGTCCCTCTTCAATGGCCTTTCGTTCCACTGCGCCGGCGTCCTGGTGGACAGGAGTTGGGTGCTCACCGCTGCACACTGCGGGAACAATAA gcccctgTGGGCTCGAGTTGGGGAtgaccacctgctgctgctgcagggcGAACAGCTGCGCCGGACCTCTCGTCCTATCGTCCACCCCAAGTACCAGCAGGGCTCGGGCCCCATCCTGCCGAGGCGCACGGACGAGCACGACCTCATGCTGCTGAAGCTCGGCAGGCCCGTGGTGCCGGGACCTCGAGTGCGGCCCCTGCGCCTGCCCTTCCGCTGCACGCAGCCCGGGGACCAGTGCCAGATCGCTGGCTGGGCCACAACATCCTCCCGGAGAG TGAAGTACAACAAGGGCCTGAGTTGCTCCAGGGTCACTATCCTGAGCCCTAAGGAGTGTGAAGTCTTCTATCCCGGTGTGATCACCAGCAACATGATGTGTGCAGGCCTGGATCAGGGCCAGGACCCCTGCCAG AGTGACTCTGGTGGCCCTCTGGTCTGTGACGAGACCCTGCAGGGCATCCTTTCATGGGGCGTTTACCCCTGCGGCTCGGCCCAGCATCCAGCCGTCTACACTCAGATCTGCAAGTACCGCTCTTGGATAGAGAAGACCATCCGCTCCAACTGA
- the KLK11 gene encoding kallikrein-11 gives MMTLQLIMFALVTGHVGGETRIIKGYECPPHSQPWQAALFQKTRLLCGATLIAPRWLLTAAHCRKPRYVVRLGAHSLQRQEGCEQTRTATESFPHPDFNNSLPNRDHRNDIMLVKMRTPAHLTWAVRPLTVSPCCVAAGANCLISGWGTMSSPQLHLPRNLRCANVTIIKHGECEDAYPGNITDTMVCASVRKEGKDSCQGDSGGPLVCNGSLQGIISWGQDPCAVSKKPGVYTKVCKYVDWIQKTMENN, from the exons ATGATGACTCTGCAATTAATCATGTTTGCTCTGGTGACAG GGCACGTCGGGGGAGAGACCAGAATCATCAAGGGCTACGAGTGCCCCCCTCATTCTCAGCCCTGGCAGGCCGCTCTCTTCCAGAAGACGAGGCTGCTCTGCGGGGCCACGCTCATCGCCCCCAGATGGCTCCTGACAGCAGCCCACTGCCGCAAGCC CCGATACGTGGTTCGCCTGGGAGCGCACAGCCTCCAGCGGCAGGAAGGCTGTGAGCAGACCCGAACTGCCACCGAGTCCTTCCCCCACCCAGACTTCAACAACAGCCTCCCCAACAGAGACCACCGCAACGACATCATGCTGGTGAAGATGAGGACCCCGGCCCACCTCACCTGGGCCGTGCGACCCCTCACCGTGTCACCATGCTGTGTCGCCGCTGGGGCCAACTGCCTCATTTCCGGCTGGGGCACCATGTCCAGCCCCCAGT TGCACCTGCCCCGTAACTTGCGGTGTGCCAACGTCACCATCATCAAGCACGGGGAGTGTGAGGACGCCTACCCTGGCAACATCACAGACACCATGGTGTGTGCCAGTGTCCGCAAAGAGGGCAAAGACTCCTGCCAG GGTGACTCTGGGGGCCCTCTGGTCTGTAACGGGTCTCTTCAAGGCATCATCTCCTGGGGCCAGGATCCATGTGCTGTCTCCAAAAAGCCTGGTGTTTACACAAAGGTCTGCAAATATGTGGACTGGATCCAGAAGACCATGGAGAACAATTAG